A genome region from Clostridium pasteurianum includes the following:
- the uvrA gene encoding excinuclease ABC subunit UvrA yields the protein MKDKIVIKGAKVHNLKNIDLTIPRNEFVVFTGLSGSGKSSLAFDTLYAEGQRRYVESLSSYARQFLGQMDKPDVEYIEGLSPAISIDQKTTSRNPRSTVGTVTEIYDYLRLLYANIGVPHCPKCGREISQQTVDQMVDNIMELPEKTKIQILAPVVKGRKGEHTKLIAKIKKSGYVRVRIDGEMYEIDEDEIKLEKNKKHNIDAVVDRIIVKKEAEGRITDSLETALKLGEGLVIVNIIGKEDMIFSENFACPDCGISIGEISPRKFSFNAPFGKCDVCDGLGTLLEIDEDLVIPDKSKSIMEGAIAPWGEGRLKEDSWTFSVLKALSKKYKLDINKPIEDFDEKTLNILLYGAPDRLKVSYVKDSQRMEFNHTYEGIINQMKRRYMESNSDYIKAEIENYMSNNPCPECKGARLNKEVLAITVGDKNIFELCSMPIRDELKFLQGLELSEKDKIISDQIIKEIDSRLQFLIDVGLDYLNLTREARTLSGGESQRIRLATQIGSSLVGVLYILDEPSIGLHQRDNDRLIATMKHLRDIGNTLIVVEHDEDTIRAADYIVDIGPGAGEHGGNVVAAGKLEDIKKCKESITGQYLTGAKKIEVPKKRRKSGKQFIEVIGAKENNLKNISVKFPVGLFTCVTGVSGSGKSTLVNEILYKGLNKKLNHSKINPGKYKTINGIENIDKIIDINQSPIGRTPRSNPATYTGVFDIIRELYASTKEAKMRGYKPGRFSFNVKGGRCEACKGDGIIKIEMQFLSDVYVPCEVCKGKRYNRETLEIKYKDKNIDDLLNMTVEEALKFFENIPRIKNKLQTLMDVGLGYVKLGQPSTQLSGGEAQRIKLAYELSKRSTGKTLYILDEPTTGLHTDDVKKLVGILQKLTDMGNTVVVIEHNLDVIKCADYIVDLGPEGGEKGGNIVCSGTPEVVAENTSSYTGQYLKKMI from the coding sequence ATGAAAGATAAGATAGTTATAAAAGGAGCTAAAGTTCACAATTTAAAGAATATTGACCTTACAATACCAAGAAATGAGTTTGTTGTTTTTACTGGACTTTCAGGCTCTGGTAAATCATCCCTTGCATTTGATACATTGTATGCAGAAGGACAGAGAAGATATGTAGAATCTCTGTCATCATATGCAAGACAATTTTTAGGTCAGATGGATAAGCCTGATGTTGAGTACATAGAAGGATTATCTCCAGCAATATCAATAGATCAGAAAACTACAAGTAGAAACCCACGTTCAACTGTTGGAACTGTAACTGAAATATATGATTATTTAAGACTTTTGTATGCTAATATAGGTGTGCCACACTGCCCTAAGTGTGGTAGAGAAATTTCGCAGCAGACAGTGGATCAGATGGTAGATAATATTATGGAGCTTCCTGAAAAGACTAAAATTCAAATATTAGCACCTGTTGTAAAGGGAAGAAAAGGTGAACATACAAAGTTAATTGCCAAAATTAAAAAAAGCGGTTATGTAAGAGTTAGAATAGATGGAGAAATGTATGAAATCGATGAAGACGAAATAAAGCTTGAAAAAAATAAGAAGCACAATATTGATGCTGTAGTTGATAGAATAATAGTAAAAAAAGAAGCAGAAGGCAGAATTACTGATTCTCTTGAAACTGCACTTAAACTTGGAGAAGGCCTTGTTATTGTTAATATAATAGGAAAAGAAGATATGATTTTTAGTGAAAATTTTGCTTGTCCTGATTGTGGCATAAGTATAGGAGAAATTTCACCTAGAAAGTTTTCTTTTAATGCGCCTTTTGGAAAATGTGATGTCTGTGATGGATTAGGTACGCTTCTTGAAATAGATGAGGATTTAGTTATTCCCGATAAATCCAAAAGCATAATGGAAGGGGCAATAGCACCTTGGGGAGAGGGAAGACTAAAAGAAGATTCGTGGACATTTAGTGTACTTAAAGCACTATCAAAAAAGTATAAACTTGATATAAATAAACCTATCGAAGATTTTGATGAAAAGACCTTAAATATACTTTTATATGGTGCACCAGATAGGTTAAAGGTAAGTTATGTTAAGGACTCACAAAGGATGGAGTTCAATCATACGTATGAAGGTATAATAAATCAGATGAAAAGAAGGTACATGGAAAGTAATTCTGATTATATAAAGGCAGAAATAGAAAATTATATGAGCAATAATCCATGTCCAGAATGCAAAGGTGCAAGATTAAATAAAGAAGTGCTTGCAATTACTGTTGGCGACAAAAATATATTTGAATTATGTTCGATGCCAATAAGAGATGAATTAAAATTCTTGCAGGGGCTAGAGCTTTCGGAAAAAGACAAAATAATAAGTGATCAAATAATTAAAGAAATAGACAGCAGACTGCAATTTTTAATTGATGTAGGCTTGGATTATTTAAATCTTACTAGGGAGGCAAGAACCTTATCTGGAGGAGAATCACAAAGAATAAGGCTTGCAACGCAGATAGGTTCAAGTTTAGTTGGTGTGCTTTATATTCTTGATGAGCCAAGTATAGGTCTGCATCAAAGGGACAATGATAGACTTATCGCAACTATGAAACATCTTAGAGATATAGGAAATACGCTTATTGTTGTTGAACATGATGAAGATACCATAAGGGCAGCTGATTATATAGTTGATATAGGTCCTGGTGCTGGAGAACATGGCGGAAATGTAGTTGCCGCTGGAAAATTGGAAGATATAAAAAAGTGTAAAGAATCTATAACGGGTCAGTATTTAACAGGAGCTAAAAAAATAGAAGTACCTAAAAAAAGAAGAAAATCTGGTAAACAATTTATAGAAGTAATAGGCGCAAAAGAAAATAATCTTAAAAACATAAGTGTTAAATTTCCAGTTGGTTTATTTACTTGCGTTACAGGGGTGTCAGGTTCAGGAAAAAGTACTCTTGTAAATGAAATATTATATAAAGGTTTAAACAAAAAATTAAATCATTCAAAAATCAATCCTGGTAAATATAAGACAATTAATGGTATAGAAAATATTGATAAAATTATAGATATAAACCAAAGTCCTATAGGAAGAACACCAAGGTCAAATCCTGCTACATATACGGGAGTTTTTGATATAATAAGAGAACTTTATGCATCTACCAAAGAAGCGAAAATGAGAGGATACAAACCTGGAAGATTTAGCTTTAATGTAAAAGGCGGAAGGTGTGAAGCCTGCAAGGGAGACGGAATAATAAAAATTGAAATGCAGTTTTTATCAGATGTATATGTGCCTTGTGAGGTTTGTAAGGGAAAGAGATATAATAGAGAGACATTAGAAATAAAATATAAAGACAAAAATATAGATGATTTATTAAATATGACAGTGGAAGAAGCACTGAAGTTCTTTGAAAATATTCCTAGAATAAAGAATAAACTTCAAACTTTAATGGATGTTGGGCTTGGATATGTAAAACTTGGTCAGCCATCTACTCAGCTTTCAGGTGGTGAAGCACAAAGAATAAAGTTAGCTTATGAACTGTCTAAAAGAAGCACAGGAAAAACCTTATATATACTCGATGAGCCAACTACAGGACTTCATACAGATGATGTTAAAAAACTTGTAGGTATACTGCAAAAGCTAACTGATATGGGGAATACAGTAGTTGTAATAGAGCATAACTTGGATGTTATAAAGTGTGCAGATTATATAGTAGATTTAGGACCTGAAGGAGGAGAAAAGGGAGGAAATATAGTTTGCAGTGGGACACCTGAAGTTGTAGCTGAAAATACTTCATCATATACAGGACAATATTTAAAAAAGATGATATAA
- the uvrB gene encoding excinuclease ABC subunit UvrB, which translates to MGVFKINSAFKPTGDQPRAIDSIVKGIKDNDKYQTLLGVTGSGKTFTMANIIEKVQKPTLVIAHNKTLAAQLCSEFRDFFPDSAVEYFVSYYDYYQPEAYVAQTDTYIEKDASINDEIDKLRHSATSALFERRDVIVVASVSCIYGLGDPEEYKKLSISLRAGMTKDRDEVLKKLVEMQYERNDINFVRGTFKVKGDTVDIFPAGSSDKAIRVEFFGDEIDKIKEFDVLTGNTVSSLKHAIIFPASHFATSSEKLEASIKQIEIELEKRLQELNSEDKLLEAQRLKQRTNYDIEMMREVGYCTGIENYSRIIDGRAAGEPPKTLIDYFPDDFLMFIDESHVTLPQVKAMYGGDRSRKNSLVDYGFRLPSAYDNRPLKFNEFEDKINQVVFVSATPADYELKHSENIAEQVIRPTGLLDPEIEVRPTRGQIDDLYSEIQTAIKNNSRVLVTTLTKKMAEDLTDYFKELGIKTRYMHSDIDTIERMKIIKGLRTGEFNVLVGINLLREGLDIPEVALVAILDADKEGFLRSERSLIQTIGRAARNAESKVIMYGDTITDSMGKAISETKRRRKIQMEYNKKNGITPTTIKKAVRDVIGISEIAEGKAEYKTMNEAVEADSKNTDKLIKELEKKMKNAAKELQFEEAAYLRDRIGELKKKLNENKEVIK; encoded by the coding sequence ATGGGTGTTTTTAAAATTAACTCGGCATTTAAACCTACTGGGGATCAACCTAGAGCCATAGATAGTATAGTTAAGGGAATAAAAGATAATGATAAGTATCAGACACTTTTAGGTGTTACCGGTTCAGGAAAGACATTTACTATGGCGAACATAATAGAAAAAGTACAAAAACCAACACTTGTTATTGCACATAATAAAACTTTGGCAGCGCAGCTTTGCAGTGAATTTAGAGACTTTTTTCCAGACAGTGCAGTAGAATACTTTGTATCTTATTACGATTATTATCAGCCAGAAGCCTATGTTGCACAGACGGATACATATATAGAAAAAGACGCTTCCATAAATGATGAAATAGATAAACTTAGACATTCTGCCACATCTGCTCTTTTTGAGAGAAGAGATGTAATTGTTGTGGCATCAGTCTCCTGTATATATGGACTTGGTGATCCAGAAGAATATAAGAAACTTTCTATATCCTTGAGAGCTGGAATGACTAAAGATAGAGATGAAGTATTAAAAAAGCTTGTAGAAATGCAGTATGAACGAAATGATATAAATTTTGTAAGAGGAACTTTTAAAGTAAAAGGTGATACTGTAGATATTTTTCCCGCAGGATCAAGTGATAAGGCAATAAGAGTTGAATTTTTTGGAGATGAAATAGATAAAATAAAGGAATTTGATGTACTTACAGGAAACACAGTGTCTTCATTAAAACATGCAATAATTTTTCCAGCATCGCACTTTGCAACATCCAGTGAAAAGCTGGAAGCTTCAATAAAGCAAATAGAAATTGAACTGGAGAAAAGATTACAAGAACTTAATTCAGAGGATAAACTTCTTGAAGCACAAAGGCTGAAACAGAGAACGAATTACGATATTGAAATGATGAGGGAAGTTGGGTATTGCACAGGAATAGAAAACTACTCAAGGATTATAGATGGAAGGGCCGCAGGAGAGCCTCCAAAAACATTAATTGATTATTTTCCGGATGATTTCCTCATGTTTATTGATGAAAGTCATGTCACACTTCCTCAGGTAAAAGCCATGTACGGAGGAGATAGGTCAAGAAAAAATTCTCTTGTTGACTATGGCTTTAGGCTTCCAAGTGCTTATGATAATAGACCGCTTAAGTTTAACGAATTTGAAGATAAAATAAATCAAGTTGTGTTTGTAAGTGCTACGCCAGCAGATTATGAATTAAAGCATTCAGAGAATATAGCAGAGCAAGTTATAAGACCTACGGGACTTCTTGATCCTGAGATTGAGGTAAGACCTACTAGGGGACAAATAGATGACCTTTATAGTGAAATACAAACAGCAATAAAGAATAATTCAAGGGTATTAGTTACTACGCTTACAAAGAAAATGGCTGAGGACTTAACAGATTATTTTAAAGAGCTTGGAATAAAAACTAGATACATGCATTCTGATATAGATACTATAGAGAGAATGAAAATTATAAAGGGTCTTAGAACTGGAGAATTCAATGTACTTGTTGGTATAAATCTTTTAAGAGAAGGACTTGATATTCCGGAAGTTGCTTTAGTTGCAATATTAGATGCAGATAAAGAGGGATTTTTAAGATCTGAAAGGTCACTTATCCAAACCATAGGAAGGGCAGCTAGAAATGCAGAAAGTAAAGTAATAATGTATGGTGATACAATAACTGATTCTATGGGAAAGGCAATAAGTGAAACGAAGAGAAGAAGAAAAATTCAAATGGAGTACAACAAGAAGAATGGAATAACTCCTACTACTATTAAAAAGGCAGTAAGAGATGTTATAGGTATAAGCGAAATAGCAGAAGGAAAAGCAGAATATAAAACTATGAATGAAGCTGTAGAAGCTGATAGTAAGAATACTGATAAATTGATAAAGGAACTTGAAAAGAAAATGAAAAATGCTGCAAAGGAACTACAATTTGAAGAAGCAGCGTATCTTAGAGATAGAATAGGTGAGCTTAAGAAAAAATTAAATGAAAACAAAGAGGTAATAAAATGA
- a CDS encoding helix-turn-helix domain-containing protein, whose translation MGGYEILSVGSKLKKLREKYNVRQDDLAGGNSGDITRNLISQIEHDKANLTKHAAEIMMNNLKKICYKRHIAVDETIEYLMEDEKSQAGRMLDDYIKDLKDMSVYKNTSFLNKLNEVEDFLVNWNLVDKKIIIFELAGDYFSNTNDFYNSSLYYEKARALMDINVYNEHTISILRKLSMIYIYMGKYDEGIRCCDFALNQFKDNISEKYRSIFIFNSAVYYMELKEYSAALTRLKSLENTIKEINMNKYYEVLAQEGVCLGFLGKHQKALNIFNKVLDFVSKDNIEVYILLRLNIVDAYINLNEVDTAKQYLEDILKDIDSISYVPQQGSKIYYEIGNSYKKINDILHAKVYFMKSLDYARTYKQFSIVRNTLNALLDICIANDDNKEINDIKDMFLLNVNREQKMDVHFVNKLVEYYLSKKDCKALEEIQKFIGLYMKGRGYDVL comes from the coding sequence ATGGGTGGTTATGAAATACTGTCAGTAGGTAGCAAACTTAAAAAGTTAAGAGAAAAGTATAATGTAAGACAGGATGATTTAGCTGGCGGAAACAGTGGTGATATAACTAGAAATCTTATAAGTCAAATAGAACACGATAAGGCAAATTTAACCAAACATGCTGCTGAAATTATGATGAATAACTTGAAAAAAATTTGTTATAAAAGGCATATAGCAGTTGATGAGACTATAGAATATTTAATGGAAGATGAAAAATCACAGGCTGGTAGGATGCTTGACGATTACATAAAAGATCTTAAAGATATGAGTGTTTATAAAAATACTAGTTTTCTTAATAAATTGAATGAAGTTGAAGATTTTTTAGTTAACTGGAATTTAGTTGACAAAAAAATAATCATTTTTGAGCTAGCTGGTGACTATTTTTCTAATACTAACGATTTTTATAACAGTTCATTATATTACGAAAAAGCAAGAGCATTAATGGATATTAATGTTTATAATGAACATACTATATCCATCTTAAGAAAATTATCTATGATTTATATTTATATGGGCAAATACGACGAAGGTATAAGATGCTGTGATTTTGCATTAAATCAGTTTAAAGATAACATAAGCGAAAAGTATCGTTCTATATTCATTTTTAATAGTGCAGTGTATTATATGGAACTAAAAGAATATAGTGCTGCTCTTACACGATTGAAAAGTCTTGAGAATACAATTAAAGAAATAAATATGAACAAGTATTATGAAGTGCTAGCGCAAGAAGGCGTTTGCTTAGGTTTTCTGGGGAAACACCAAAAAGCTTTAAACATATTTAATAAAGTACTTGATTTTGTAAGTAAAGATAACATTGAAGTGTATATACTATTACGACTTAATATAGTAGATGCTTATATTAATCTCAATGAGGTTGATACGGCTAAACAATATTTGGAGGATATATTAAAAGATATAGATAGTATTTCTTATGTACCGCAGCAAGGTTCTAAAATATATTATGAAATTGGAAATTCGTATAAAAAAATAAATGATATTTTGCATGCAAAAGTATATTTTATGAAATCTTTAGACTATGCTAGAACTTATAAGCAATTTAGTATAGTAAGGAATACATTAAATGCTTTACTTGATATATGTATTGCTAACGATGATAATAAAGAAATCAATGATATTAAGGACATGTTTTTATTGAATGTAAATAGGGAACAAAAGATGGATGTACACTTTGTAAATAAACTTGTAGAATACTATTTGAGCAAAAAAGATTGTAAAGCATTAGAGGAAATTCAAAAATTTATTGGATTATATATGAAAGGTCGTGGATATGATGTTTTATAA
- a CDS encoding undecaprenyl-diphosphate phosphatase — translation MELEILKAAFLGIVEGITEWLPISSTGHMILVNEFLKLNVTNEFKEMFLVVIQLGAILSVVVLYWNKLIPFSLHNGFSIKKDTMSMWFKIIVSCIPAAIVGVLFDNKIDALFYNYQTVSIMLILFGILFIIIENHNKGKYPKIKSISEITYGTAVMVGIFQLIAAVFPGTSRSGATIVGALMIGVSRTVAAEYTFFLAIPVMFGASLLKLLKFGFNLTFNETIILLTGTSIAFLVSILAIKFLMVYIKKHDFKAFGWYRIILGCGVLGYFLFVV, via the coding sequence ATGGAATTAGAAATATTAAAAGCAGCTTTTCTAGGAATAGTTGAAGGTATTACAGAATGGCTGCCAATAAGCAGTACGGGTCATATGATATTAGTCAATGAATTTCTAAAACTAAATGTAACTAATGAATTTAAAGAAATGTTTTTAGTGGTAATTCAACTGGGAGCAATTTTATCTGTTGTTGTATTGTATTGGAATAAACTCATACCTTTTTCCTTACATAACGGTTTTTCCATAAAAAAAGATACTATGTCAATGTGGTTTAAAATAATAGTTTCTTGTATTCCTGCTGCTATTGTTGGAGTTCTATTTGATAATAAAATAGATGCTCTTTTTTACAACTATCAAACAGTATCAATTATGCTTATCTTATTTGGAATTCTATTTATTATTATTGAAAACCATAATAAAGGCAAATACCCAAAAATCAAATCTATTTCTGAAATAACATATGGAACTGCCGTTATGGTTGGAATATTTCAGTTAATAGCGGCTGTATTTCCTGGCACATCACGCTCTGGTGCAACAATTGTAGGTGCACTCATGATTGGTGTATCAAGAACAGTCGCCGCAGAATATACCTTTTTCCTCGCCATACCTGTAATGTTTGGTGCAAGCCTTCTTAAATTATTAAAATTTGGTTTTAACCTTACATTTAATGAAACAATCATACTTCTTACCGGTACAAGTATTGCTTTTCTAGTATCAATACTTGCAATCAAATTTCTTATGGTATACATCAAAAAACATGACTTTAAAGCATTTGGATGGTACAGAATTATTTTGGGATGTGGAGTATTAGGGTACTTCTTATTTGTAGTATAA
- a CDS encoding PDZ domain-containing protein — MSIAIQTLRALAQTIVMPSYLFTLVIIMIMFYIKNRKISFMQKMIIGQDIESPLELTLSQVTLSIIAGALGSVILAYLGVAFQDNSSIVLLFLISIILTFAGSRFICFSYSGAVLGVASVAVQFLAANNMINVNSVKFLEVDVVMLMSLVGVLHIIEGILVMFDGKSGAIPVFTNRNNKIIGGFAFKRYWILPVTLFIIINSPNLNGTVNVATPGFWPLIRTNLTDIAKNVVMSFAVFYGVIGYKSVTFTKTKRKKALTSGLGVALYGLILLGLAQVLKYNLVEQLVLAILAPLMHETMLRLEAYSELKGEPKFISDDGIMVLEVAPNSPAKEMGIKSGDLVLEINDTKILTEEDISKSIQNVSTYVWLKIKDVQGKLNEVSYNKFDRNKKLGLVFVPKDMPKESKVVKFDHKNFDDVLDDATKNDEKQDENEKDDNKKM; from the coding sequence ATGAGTATTGCAATTCAGACATTAAGAGCATTGGCGCAGACTATAGTTATGCCATCGTATCTCTTTACACTTGTGATTATAATGATAATGTTTTACATAAAGAATAGAAAAATATCTTTTATGCAGAAAATGATAATCGGTCAGGATATTGAGTCACCCCTTGAGCTTACATTATCACAGGTAACGCTAAGTATAATTGCTGGAGCACTTGGTAGTGTGATCTTAGCATATCTTGGTGTTGCTTTTCAGGATAACAGTTCGATTGTTTTGTTATTTTTGATTTCTATAATTTTAACATTTGCCGGGAGTAGATTTATATGCTTTTCTTATTCGGGAGCTGTACTTGGAGTTGCAAGTGTAGCAGTTCAATTTTTAGCAGCAAACAATATGATAAATGTAAATTCAGTAAAATTTCTTGAGGTTGATGTTGTAATGCTTATGTCACTTGTTGGAGTTTTACATATTATAGAGGGAATATTGGTAATGTTTGATGGAAAGTCTGGAGCTATTCCGGTTTTTACCAATAGAAATAATAAAATTATCGGAGGCTTTGCATTTAAAAGATATTGGATATTACCTGTAACTTTATTTATCATTATAAATAGCCCTAATTTAAATGGAACTGTTAATGTTGCTACACCAGGGTTTTGGCCTCTCATAAGAACGAATTTAACTGATATTGCTAAGAATGTAGTTATGTCTTTTGCTGTATTTTATGGAGTGATAGGATACAAGAGTGTTACGTTTACAAAAACTAAAAGAAAAAAAGCACTTACATCTGGATTAGGTGTAGCATTGTATGGATTAATTCTTTTGGGGTTAGCACAGGTATTAAAATATAATCTTGTAGAACAGCTTGTTTTAGCTATTCTCGCACCGTTAATGCATGAAACTATGCTTAGATTGGAAGCGTATTCTGAATTAAAGGGTGAACCTAAATTTATAAGTGATGATGGAATCATGGTTTTAGAGGTAGCGCCTAATTCTCCAGCAAAAGAAATGGGAATAAAGAGTGGAGATTTGGTTTTGGAAATAAATGACACGAAAATTTTGACAGAGGAAGATATTTCAAAGTCAATTCAGAATGTAAGTACATATGTATGGCTTAAAATAAAAGATGTACAAGGCAAATTAAACGAGGTAAGTTACAATAAATTCGATAGGAATAAGAAGCTTGGATTGGTTTTTGTACCAAAGGATATGCCTAAAGAGAGTAAAGTAGTAAAATTTGATCATAAAAACTTTGACGATGTCTTAGATGATGCAACGAAAAATGATGAGAAGCAAGATGAGAACGAAAAGGACGATAATAAAAAGATGTAA
- a CDS encoding S41 family peptidase: MDNKKKKWIAATVAIVIVTNLISLFLGGRFLVFAGKDRVAVDRKTYDTFTKFSKLLSVRDQLYKYYDGKISDSTLLDGAIKGMTSSLNDPYTVYMDKSETKSFNSEMQGQQYVGLGMEVQSKDNKVMVSTVFDDSPAEKAGMKAGDIIAKVNGKDAPSDLNKTVSMIKGKEGTEVTLTLYRTTKGMFDITAKREKVAVDMVKGEMLSNGIAYIDISMFDENTGKNFNKKIDELKQQGMKGLILDLRSNPGGLLSSCIDVTSNFVTKDKVIVSTIDKYNSKEEYKSKGGNYIGLPLVVLVDGNTASASEIFSGAIRDYKLGTLIGEKTFGKGVVQAPFDMNDGTQLKITISKYYTPSGENIQHKGIKPDIEVKYPDALKDKPYDRNTDPQFQKALEQIKSKIK, translated from the coding sequence GTGGATAATAAGAAGAAAAAGTGGATTGCAGCCACTGTGGCTATCGTAATTGTGACTAATTTAATATCTTTATTTTTAGGAGGTAGATTTTTAGTCTTTGCAGGCAAGGATAGAGTTGCAGTAGATAGAAAAACTTATGATACTTTTACAAAATTTTCGAAATTGCTTAGTGTAAGAGATCAGCTTTATAAATATTATGATGGCAAAATAAGTGATAGTACATTGCTAGATGGTGCTATAAAAGGAATGACTTCATCTTTAAATGATCCATATACAGTTTATATGGATAAATCTGAAACAAAGTCTTTTAACTCTGAAATGCAGGGACAGCAGTATGTTGGTCTTGGAATGGAAGTTCAATCTAAAGACAATAAAGTAATGGTGTCTACTGTATTTGATGATTCGCCAGCTGAAAAAGCAGGAATGAAGGCAGGAGATATAATTGCTAAGGTAAACGGCAAAGATGCACCAAGCGATCTTAATAAGACAGTATCTATGATAAAAGGTAAAGAGGGAACAGAAGTAACACTTACATTATACAGAACTACTAAAGGCATGTTTGATATAACAGCTAAGAGAGAAAAAGTTGCTGTAGATATGGTAAAGGGTGAAATGCTAAGTAATGGAATAGCATATATAGATATAAGCATGTTTGATGAAAATACAGGAAAGAATTTTAATAAGAAAATAGATGAATTAAAGCAGCAGGGTATGAAGGGTCTTATTCTCGATTTAAGATCAAATCCAGGTGGACTTCTTAGCTCATGTATAGATGTAACTTCAAATTTTGTCACTAAGGATAAGGTTATAGTTTCTACAATAGATAAATATAATTCTAAAGAAGAATATAAATCAAAAGGTGGAAATTATATAGGATTACCTCTTGTTGTTTTAGTAGATGGAAATACAGCAAGTGCGTCAGAAATTTTTTCTGGGGCTATAAGAGATTATAAATTGGGTACCCTAATTGGTGAGAAGACATTTGGAAAAGGTGTCGTTCAAGCTCCTTTTGATATGAATGATGGCACACAGTTAAAAATAACAATATCAAAATATTATACACCAAGCGGCGAGAACATACAGCATAAAGGTATAAAGCCAGATATAGAAGTAAAATATCCTGATGCTTTGAAGGATAAACCTTATGATAGAAATACAGATCCACAATTTCAAAAAGCACTGGAACAAATAAAGAGTAAAATTAAGTAG
- the ftsX gene encoding permease-like cell division protein FtsX produces MRVSTLKLFFIDALKSLKRNKTISTAAAATVAATLFILGICLLVLLNVRTGISDVRSKVQVQVYFKDDITIDQQKDVLDKLTKTSGITSIKFESKSDALSKFKNQLGSENKSLIEGMDRNPMPTSYVVSVSDADYASNVVKALKNKNGGTLDGIEKVQDGRELINKITTITSTVQGVGIAIFIILAGVSLFLIGNTIKLTVYSRRREIGIMKYIGATDWFIRFPFIIEGMIIGIVGSVITIIVTYNLYKVAYNKMNSSFLTMNIVSPSYVLVFMSWEFILAGMFIGALGSIVVIRKFLDV; encoded by the coding sequence ATGAGAGTTAGTACATTAAAATTATTTTTTATAGATGCTCTTAAGAGCTTAAAGAGAAATAAAACAATAAGTACAGCAGCAGCAGCTACAGTAGCAGCGACTCTTTTTATACTTGGAATATGTCTGCTTGTTCTTTTAAATGTAAGGACTGGAATAAGTGATGTAAGATCTAAGGTTCAGGTTCAAGTGTATTTTAAGGATGATATAACAATAGATCAGCAGAAGGACGTTTTAGATAAGTTAACTAAAACATCTGGAATAACAAGTATAAAATTTGAAAGTAAAAGTGATGCTTTATCAAAGTTTAAAAATCAGCTCGGAAGTGAAAACAAAAGTTTAATTGAAGGTATGGATAGAAATCCTATGCCTACTTCATATGTAGTAAGTGTTTCGGATGCTGACTATGCATCAAATGTAGTTAAGGCTCTTAAAAATAAAAATGGTGGCACTTTAGATGGAATTGAAAAAGTACAGGATGGAAGAGAGCTTATTAACAAGATAACAACAATAACTAGTACGGTTCAGGGTGTAGGAATTGCTATATTTATAATTTTAGCAGGTGTATCCTTATTCCTTATAGGAAACACTATAAAGCTTACTGTATATTCAAGACGTAGAGAGATAGGAATAATGAAATATATAGGGGCTACCGATTGGTTTATAAGATTTCCATTTATAATAGAAGGTATGATTATAGGTATAGTTGGATCCGTTATTACAATTATTGTTACTTATAATTTATATAAAGTAGCATATAATAAAATGAATAGTAGTTTCTTAACTATGAATATAGTAAGCCCTTCATATGTATTGGTATTTATGTCATGGGAATTTATACTTGCAGGAATGTTTATTGGAGCGTTAGGAAGTATTGTAGTTATAAGGAAATTCCTTGATGTTTAA